One part of the Microbulbifer sp. THAF38 genome encodes these proteins:
- a CDS encoding VOC family protein: MQLDHFNITAPQDQLLRVRDFYIKILGLTEGERPNFKNNGFWLYSNGKPIVHLMEGEVSEKQPAKPYLDHVAFHTDDLQPIKERLDSMGIACEQMDVPGRNLRQLVFFDPVGIKVEVNALV; this comes from the coding sequence ATGCAACTGGATCACTTCAATATCACCGCACCTCAAGATCAACTACTGCGCGTACGGGATTTTTATATAAAAATCCTTGGTCTCACCGAAGGGGAGCGACCGAACTTTAAAAACAATGGTTTTTGGCTCTACAGCAACGGCAAACCAATCGTTCACCTGATGGAAGGCGAGGTTTCTGAAAAGCAACCTGCTAAGCCCTACTTGGATCATGTAGCTTTCCATACGGATGATCTTCAGCCGATAAAAGAACGATTGGATTCAATGGGCATTGCCTGCGAGCAGATGGATGTCCCTGGCCGTAACCTGAGGCAGCTGGTGTTTTTTGATCCGGTGGGGATTAAGGTTGAGGTGAATGCGCTGGTTTAG